A stretch of Peptococcaceae bacterium 1198_IL3148 DNA encodes these proteins:
- a CDS encoding ATP-dependent DNA helicase RecQ, whose translation MAELLTALHKYFGFSEFRPGQREVIDQVLTGHDVMAVMPTGRGKSLCYQLPGLMLPGVTLVISPLVALMKDQVDSLHTRNLHQVTYLNSQLTAEEHKERLNGIKRGEYKLVYIAPERLRTRSFSNLLPNLPLELLVIDEAHCISQWGHDFRPDYLYIKEFVNSISKRPKVLALTATATLKVQQDILKQLGIENATRVVAGSDRPNLYLSAQKVDNGKAKLQALAEILVGEKGSGIVYTATRKDSEAVAQFLISQLGMKAAPYHAGMDPDQRAAVQDGFINDQYSVVVATNAFGMGIDKQDIRYVIHFSMPASIEAYYQEVGRAGRDGQPAKCVLLYAARDKALQEWMIENDAITREHLVIFWKAYQRNLNNGRSLLNPAELDAAGLDDNRLRLVVGALERHGVITMLERNSEYLEVEMGPVEMSPAICQAVLQESQRRGTDRRSKLSYLVNWVHAGICRREMLLEYFGEKVTDKPERCCNNCDQQDQQDVSFEPLEILRCVQQMVRGVGRKKLAAILQGSKAKDITERDYHLLTHYGKLRNRSGPELLAMIDRLLGDGYLLSSGEQYPVLELTSKGWEALSLGNPLPIPAAPVKTKGDIKIPSEFSNRPKVAPDETLLNALKEYRSSLARKNQQPPFMFFHDRVLVEIAIKKPHSLEKLGSISGIGPKKLADYGKDLLAIVGFYSK comes from the coding sequence ATGGCTGAATTACTGACGGCATTACATAAATATTTTGGCTTTTCTGAGTTTCGCCCTGGACAGCGAGAGGTAATTGATCAGGTGTTAACTGGACATGATGTGATGGCGGTGATGCCCACTGGGCGCGGTAAGTCACTGTGTTATCAGCTGCCCGGGCTAATGCTTCCTGGGGTAACGTTGGTAATTTCACCATTGGTGGCATTAATGAAGGATCAGGTGGATAGCTTACATACCAGAAATTTGCATCAGGTCACTTATTTAAATAGTCAACTGACTGCTGAGGAGCACAAAGAGCGGCTTAACGGTATTAAGCGGGGTGAGTATAAACTGGTCTACATCGCTCCAGAAAGGTTGCGCACCAGAAGTTTTAGCAACCTTTTACCCAACTTGCCCCTAGAGTTGCTGGTAATTGATGAAGCCCATTGCATTTCGCAATGGGGTCATGACTTTAGACCGGATTATTTATATATCAAGGAATTTGTGAACAGTATCAGTAAACGCCCTAAAGTGTTGGCCTTAACTGCCACTGCCACCCTAAAGGTACAACAGGATATTTTAAAACAGTTGGGCATAGAAAATGCCACCAGGGTTGTGGCCGGCAGTGACCGCCCCAACCTGTACTTATCGGCTCAAAAGGTTGATAATGGCAAAGCCAAATTGCAGGCATTGGCAGAGATATTGGTGGGTGAAAAGGGCAGTGGTATTGTGTATACCGCTACCCGCAAAGATAGCGAAGCGGTGGCACAATTTTTAATTTCGCAACTGGGGATGAAAGCTGCCCCTTACCATGCAGGTATGGACCCAGATCAGCGGGCAGCGGTACAGGATGGGTTTATCAATGACCAATATTCAGTGGTGGTGGCCACAAATGCCTTTGGCATGGGAATAGATAAGCAGGATATTCGATATGTGATTCATTTTAGCATGCCAGCCAGTATTGAAGCCTATTATCAAGAGGTGGGCAGGGCTGGCCGGGATGGCCAACCGGCTAAATGTGTATTGCTCTATGCTGCCAGAGACAAAGCACTGCAGGAATGGATGATAGAAAACGACGCCATCACCCGGGAACATTTGGTCATTTTTTGGAAGGCCTATCAAAGGAATTTAAACAACGGTCGGTCACTGTTAAATCCTGCGGAATTGGATGCTGCCGGGTTGGATGACAACAGGTTGCGTCTGGTGGTGGGGGCGCTGGAGCGTCATGGTGTCATCACCATGCTAGAAAGAAACTCCGAATACTTAGAGGTGGAAATGGGCCCGGTGGAAATGAGCCCGGCCATTTGTCAAGCGGTGTTGCAAGAGTCCCAACGGCGCGGTACCGATCGGCGCAGTAAGCTCTCCTACCTGGTTAATTGGGTGCATGCCGGGATTTGCCGCCGAGAAATGTTGTTGGAGTACTTTGGTGAAAAGGTAACCGATAAACCAGAACGTTGTTGCAACAACTGCGATCAGCAAGACCAGCAAGATGTGTCCTTTGAGCCGTTGGAGATTTTGCGCTGTGTGCAACAAATGGTTCGGGGAGTGGGACGGAAAAAACTGGCTGCCATTTTACAAGGTTCCAAAGCGAAGGATATTACCGAACGGGATTATCATCTGCTGACGCATTACGGCAAATTAAGAAATCGATCAGGCCCTGAACTGTTGGCGATGATTGATCGTCTGCTGGGCGATGGGTATTTACTGTCCAGTGGTGAGCAGTATCCGGTGCTGGAGCTAACTTCCAAGGGTTGGGAGGCCCTTTCCTTGGGTAACCCGTTACCCATACCGGCGGCCCCGGTAAAGACTAAGGGTGATATTAAAATACCCAGTGAATTTTCTAACCGGCCCAAGGTAGCACCGGATGAAACTTTGCTAAATGCCTTGAAAGAGTACCGCAGCAGTTTGGCCCGCAAGAATCAACAACCGCCATTTATGTTTTTTCACGACCGGGTGTTGGTGGAAATAGCGATTAAAAAGCCCCACTCGCTGGAAAAACTCGGTTCTATATCGGGCATCGGCCCGAAAAAACTAGCCGATTATGGCAAAGATTTACTGGCCATTGTGGGCTTCTACAGTAAATAA
- the hcp gene encoding hydroxylamine reductase — MFCYQCEQTPKGGCKKIGVCGKTPDLASLQDTIIFGLKGVSAYATHARQLGYTDPDVDAITHEALYSTLTNVNFNLQETVDMALKVGSATVKVMELLDKAHTDRFGIPQPINVSSNKIEGKCIVVTGHNLFALEELLKQSEGKGVNIYTHSEMLPAHGYPELKKYKHLKGNIGKSWFDQRKLFEEFPGAILATTNCVMPIKGSYSDRFFSYDLTGLEGVTKIENDDFTPLIEKALSLPAANVQSDKTLLTGFHHQTVLGLAPEIIEAVKAGKIKRFFVIAGCDAPGKGNDYYRELATSLPKECVILTTSCGKFRFNDVDYGNVPGTNIPRYIDLGQCNNSVSAVKIALALAEAFNCTVNELPLTIVLSWFEQKAVAILLGLFSLGVQNIYIGAKAPEFITPGVLGVLQNTFNLKLIGDAKTDLAEMLK, encoded by the coding sequence ATGTTCTGCTACCAATGTGAGCAAACCCCTAAAGGCGGTTGCAAAAAAATTGGTGTGTGTGGCAAAACTCCAGACCTAGCCAGTTTGCAAGACACCATCATTTTTGGCTTAAAGGGTGTGTCAGCTTATGCTACCCACGCCAGACAGTTGGGATACACCGACCCCGATGTTGACGCCATCACCCATGAAGCTCTATATTCAACATTGACCAACGTAAACTTCAACCTACAAGAGACCGTTGACATGGCATTAAAAGTGGGTAGTGCCACCGTTAAAGTGATGGAGCTGCTGGATAAAGCCCATACCGACCGCTTTGGTATTCCACAACCAATTAATGTATCTTCAAATAAAATTGAAGGTAAATGCATTGTAGTCACCGGACATAACCTGTTTGCACTGGAAGAACTGCTTAAACAATCTGAAGGTAAAGGGGTCAACATTTACACTCACTCAGAAATGTTGCCTGCCCACGGTTACCCAGAGCTGAAAAAATACAAACACTTAAAGGGTAACATCGGTAAATCATGGTTTGATCAAAGAAAGCTGTTTGAAGAATTTCCCGGTGCCATTCTGGCCACCACCAACTGTGTAATGCCCATTAAAGGCAGTTACTCTGACCGTTTCTTCTCCTATGACCTGACTGGTCTTGAGGGAGTAACCAAAATTGAAAACGATGACTTTACTCCATTGATTGAAAAGGCACTGTCGTTGCCAGCAGCCAATGTTCAATCTGACAAAACTCTGTTAACCGGTTTCCACCACCAAACTGTGTTGGGTCTGGCACCGGAAATCATTGAGGCAGTAAAAGCTGGCAAGATTAAACGTTTCTTTGTGATCGCTGGTTGTGATGCCCCTGGTAAAGGTAACGACTACTACAGAGAACTGGCCACCTCTTTGCCAAAGGAATGTGTTATTTTAACCACCTCTTGTGGTAAATTCAGATTTAACGACGTGGATTACGGTAACGTTCCGGGCACCAACATTCCTCGCTACATTGACCTTGGTCAATGCAACAACTCGGTATCGGCAGTGAAAATTGCGTTGGCTCTGGCAGAGGCCTTTAACTGCACCGTTAACGAACTGCCATTAACCATTGTATTGTCATGGTTCGAACAAAAGGCGGTGGCCATCCTGCTGGGACTGTTCAGCTTAGGGGTACAAAACATTTACATTGGCGCTAAGGCACCAGAATTTATCACCCCCGGTGTACTGGGAGTGCTACAAAATACCTTTAACTTAAAATTAATCGGTGATGCTAAAACCGATCTGGCAGAAATGTTGAAGTAA